A genome region from Sphaeramia orbicularis chromosome 19, fSphaOr1.1, whole genome shotgun sequence includes the following:
- the LOC115410099 gene encoding transcription factor Sox-9-A-like isoform X1, with translation MNLLDPYLKMTEEQDKCLSDAPSPSMSEDSAGSPCPSGSGSDTENTRPSENGLLRADGSLGDFKKDEEDKFPACIREAVSQVLKGYDWTLVPMPVRVNGSTKNKPHVKRPMNAFMVWAQAARRKLADQYPHLHNAELSKTLGKLWRLLNEGEKRPFVEEAERLRVQHKKDHPDYKYQPRRRKSVKNGQNEPEDGSEQTHISPNAIFKALQQADSPASSMGEVHSPGEHSGSQGPPTPPTTPKTDVSSGKMDLKREGGLRSLPDGPTGRQLNIDFRDVDIGELSSDVISHIETFDVNEFDQYLPPNGHPGSAAVPGNATPVSYTGSYSISSGAPVSPQAGGAWMAKSQSQQGQQQQQQQHTLTTLGGSGGGGSEAAQAQHRTQIKTEQLSPSHYSEQQQGSPQHIAYSPFNLQHYSPPPSSYPAISRAQQYDYSDHQGGTGAASYYSHAGAGQGSGLYSTFSYMSSPSQRPMYTPIADNTGVPSIPQSSPQHWEQAPVYTQLTRP, from the exons ATGAATCTCCTCGATCCTTACCTGAAGATGACGGAGGAACAAGACAAGTGTCTCTCTGATGCCCCGAGCCCGAGCATGTCCGAGGACTCTGCGGGCTCCCCGTGCCCGTCCGGTTCGGGCTCCGACACCGAGAACACCCGGCCGTCGGAGAACGGGCTGCTCAGAGCGGACGGAAGCCTGGGCGACTTCAAGAAAGACGAGGAGGATAAGTTTCCCGCTTGCATCCGAGAGGCAGTGTCCCAGGTGCTTAAGGGCTACGACTGGACCCTCGTGCCTATGCCGGTGCGCGTTAACGGATCTACAAAGAACAAGCCTCACGTTAAGAGACCGATGAATGCCTTCATGGTGTGGGCTCAGGCTGCGCGGAGGAAGCTGGCGGATCAGTACCCGCACCTGCATAACGCGGAGCTGAGCAAGACTCTGGGGAAACTGTGGAG ACTTCTTAATGAAGGAGAGAAGAGACCATTTGTGGAGGAGGCTGAGCGGCTCCGGGTCCAACACAAGAAGGATCACCCGGACTACAAGTACCAGCCCAGGCGGAGGAAGTCTGTGAAGAACGGACAGAACGAGCCGGAGGACGGCAGCGAGCAGACGCACATCTCCCCCAACGCCATCTTCAAAGCTCTGCAGCAGGCGGACTCCCCTGCGTCCAGCATGGGAGAGGTGCACTCCCCCGGTGAGCACTCAG GCTCTCAGGGCCCCCCCACTCCTCCCACCACCCCAAAGACTGATGTCAGCTCAGGCAAGATGGACCTAAAGCGTGAGGGGGGGCTTCGCTCTCTGCCGGACGGTCCCACCGGGCGCCAGCTCAACATCGACTTTCGTGACGTAGACATCGGTGAGTTAAGCAGTGATGTCATCTCCCACATCGAGACCTTCGACGTCAACGAGTTTGACCAGTACCTCCCGCCTAACGGTCACCCGGGCTCCGCCGCCGTCCCCGGCAACGCCACGCCCGTCAGCTACACAGGCAGCTACAGCATCAGCAGCGGGGCCCCGGTCAGCCCCCAGGCGGGAGGGGCCTGGATGGCGAAGAGCCAGAGCCAGCAgggccagcagcagcagcagcagcagcacactcTGACCACCCTGGgcggcagcggcggcggcggctcaGAGGCGGCTCAGGCTCAACACAGAACCCAGATCAAGACGGAGCAGCTGAGTCCGAGCCACTACAGCGAGCAGCAGCAGGGCTCCCCCCAGCACATCGCCTACAGCCCCTTTAACCTGCAGCACtacagcccccccccctcctcctacCCGGCCATCTCCAGAGCGCAGCAGTACGACTACTCCGACCACCAGGGCGGCACCGGCGCCGCCTCCTACTACAGCCACGCGGGGGCGGGGCAGGGCTCCGGCCTCTACTCGACTTTCAGCTACATGAGCAGCCCCAGCCAGAGGCCCATGTACACCCCCATCGCCGACAACACCGGGGTCCCCTCCATCCCCCAGAGCAGCCCACAGCACTGGGAGCAGGCGCCGGTTTACACCCAGCTCACCAGACCCTGA
- the LOC115410099 gene encoding transcription factor Sox-9-A-like isoform X2 has product MNLLDPYLKMTEEQDKCLSDAPSPSMSEDSAGSPCPSGSGSDTENTRPSENGLLRADGSLGDFKKDEEDKFPACIREAVSQVLKGYDWTLVPMPVRVNGSTKNKPHVKRPMNAFMVWAQAARRKLADQYPHLHNAELSKTLGKLWRLLNEGEKRPFVEEAERLRVQHKKDHPDYKYQPRRRKSVKNGQNEPEDGSEQTHISPNAIFKALQQADSPASSMGEVHSPGSQGPPTPPTTPKTDVSSGKMDLKREGGLRSLPDGPTGRQLNIDFRDVDIGELSSDVISHIETFDVNEFDQYLPPNGHPGSAAVPGNATPVSYTGSYSISSGAPVSPQAGGAWMAKSQSQQGQQQQQQQHTLTTLGGSGGGGSEAAQAQHRTQIKTEQLSPSHYSEQQQGSPQHIAYSPFNLQHYSPPPSSYPAISRAQQYDYSDHQGGTGAASYYSHAGAGQGSGLYSTFSYMSSPSQRPMYTPIADNTGVPSIPQSSPQHWEQAPVYTQLTRP; this is encoded by the exons ATGAATCTCCTCGATCCTTACCTGAAGATGACGGAGGAACAAGACAAGTGTCTCTCTGATGCCCCGAGCCCGAGCATGTCCGAGGACTCTGCGGGCTCCCCGTGCCCGTCCGGTTCGGGCTCCGACACCGAGAACACCCGGCCGTCGGAGAACGGGCTGCTCAGAGCGGACGGAAGCCTGGGCGACTTCAAGAAAGACGAGGAGGATAAGTTTCCCGCTTGCATCCGAGAGGCAGTGTCCCAGGTGCTTAAGGGCTACGACTGGACCCTCGTGCCTATGCCGGTGCGCGTTAACGGATCTACAAAGAACAAGCCTCACGTTAAGAGACCGATGAATGCCTTCATGGTGTGGGCTCAGGCTGCGCGGAGGAAGCTGGCGGATCAGTACCCGCACCTGCATAACGCGGAGCTGAGCAAGACTCTGGGGAAACTGTGGAG ACTTCTTAATGAAGGAGAGAAGAGACCATTTGTGGAGGAGGCTGAGCGGCTCCGGGTCCAACACAAGAAGGATCACCCGGACTACAAGTACCAGCCCAGGCGGAGGAAGTCTGTGAAGAACGGACAGAACGAGCCGGAGGACGGCAGCGAGCAGACGCACATCTCCCCCAACGCCATCTTCAAAGCTCTGCAGCAGGCGGACTCCCCTGCGTCCAGCATGGGAGAGGTGCACTCCCCCG GCTCTCAGGGCCCCCCCACTCCTCCCACCACCCCAAAGACTGATGTCAGCTCAGGCAAGATGGACCTAAAGCGTGAGGGGGGGCTTCGCTCTCTGCCGGACGGTCCCACCGGGCGCCAGCTCAACATCGACTTTCGTGACGTAGACATCGGTGAGTTAAGCAGTGATGTCATCTCCCACATCGAGACCTTCGACGTCAACGAGTTTGACCAGTACCTCCCGCCTAACGGTCACCCGGGCTCCGCCGCCGTCCCCGGCAACGCCACGCCCGTCAGCTACACAGGCAGCTACAGCATCAGCAGCGGGGCCCCGGTCAGCCCCCAGGCGGGAGGGGCCTGGATGGCGAAGAGCCAGAGCCAGCAgggccagcagcagcagcagcagcagcacactcTGACCACCCTGGgcggcagcggcggcggcggctcaGAGGCGGCTCAGGCTCAACACAGAACCCAGATCAAGACGGAGCAGCTGAGTCCGAGCCACTACAGCGAGCAGCAGCAGGGCTCCCCCCAGCACATCGCCTACAGCCCCTTTAACCTGCAGCACtacagcccccccccctcctcctacCCGGCCATCTCCAGAGCGCAGCAGTACGACTACTCCGACCACCAGGGCGGCACCGGCGCCGCCTCCTACTACAGCCACGCGGGGGCGGGGCAGGGCTCCGGCCTCTACTCGACTTTCAGCTACATGAGCAGCCCCAGCCAGAGGCCCATGTACACCCCCATCGCCGACAACACCGGGGTCCCCTCCATCCCCCAGAGCAGCCCACAGCACTGGGAGCAGGCGCCGGTTTACACCCAGCTCACCAGACCCTGA